In the Phaseolus vulgaris cultivar G19833 chromosome 7, P. vulgaris v2.0, whole genome shotgun sequence genome, one interval contains:
- the LOC137828862 gene encoding protein DETOXIFICATION 49-like, whose protein sequence is MCHLTPHLPCKADSNQEYLVSMKVQETEETNMTISSPLIQKGIVTTPQVEKNSAAMQTHVFKEVISIAKIALPMILTGLLLYCRSMISMLFLGHLGELALAGGSLAVGFANITGYSILSGLAVGMEPICGQAYGAKKFTLLGLCLQRTVLLLLFTSLPISLLWLYMKHILLLCGQDQDIASQAQSYLLYSIPDLLTQSFLHPLRIYLRSQSITLPLTLCATLSILLHVPINYLLVSHLNLGIKGVALSGVWTNLNLVASLILYVVFSGTHKKTWGGFSVECFTQWKSLLNLAIPSCISVCLEWWWYEIMILLCGLLVNPRATVASMGILIQTTSLLYIFPSSISFSVSTRVGNKLGAQKPSKARLSAIVGLSCSFILGGLALVFTIMVRNIWASMFTQDMEIINLTSLVLPIIGLCELGNCPQTTGCGVLRGTARPKVGANINLGCFYLVGMPVAVWLGFFAGFDFQGLWVGLLAAQGSCAVTMLVVLSRTDWDAEALRAKKLTSVVVVVDDDDVDSKEVGAEKPPKAEIKEDSLSSLAESDEDKQSCV, encoded by the coding sequence ATGTGTCATCTAACTCCCCACCTTCCCTGCAAAGCCGACTCAAACCAAGAGTATCTAGTTTCAATGAAAGTCCAAGAGACAGAGGAAACGAACATGACGATCAGCAGCCCCTTGATTCAAAAGGGTATCGTCACAACACCCCAGGTAGAGAAGAACTCAGCAGCAATGCAAACCCATGTTTTTAAAGAAGTGATTTCCATAGCCAAAATTGCTCTCCCCATGATCCTCACCGGTCTCTTACTCTATTGCCGGTCAATGATCTCCATGCTCTTCCTCGGCCACCTCGGAGAGCTTGCCTTAGCCGGTGGCTCCCTCGCCGTTGGCTTCGCAAACATCACCGGATACTCAATCCTCTCCGGCCTAGCTGTCGGAATGGAACCCATTTGCGGGCAAGCTTACGGTGCCAAAAAGTTCACCCTCCTCGGTCTCTGCCTTCAAAGAACCGTTCTCCTCCTCCTCTTCACTTCTCTTCCAATCTCTCTCCTTTGGCTCTACATGAAGCATATCCTTCTCTTGTGTGGCCAGGACCAGGATATAGCCTCACAAGCACAATCCTATCTTCTCTACTCCATCCCCGACCTCTTAACGCAATCTTTTCTTCACCCTTTGCGAATTTACCTTCGAAGCCAATCCATTACCCTGCCTCTCACCCTTTGCGCCACTCTCTCAATTCTCCTCCACGTCCCCATCAACTACCTCCTCGTTTCCCACCTCAATTTGGGAATCAAAGGCGTGGCTCTCAGCGGGGTGTGGACCAACCTCAACCTCGTAGCTTCTTTGATTCTCTACGTAGTCTTCTCCGGCACGCATAAGAAAACATGGGGAGGTTTTTCTGTCGAGTGCTTCACGCAATGGAAGTCGCTTCTCAATTTGGCCATCCCGAGCTGCATTTCCGTGTGCCTCGAATGGTGGTGGTATGAGATCATGATTTTGTTATGTGGGTTGCTGGTAAATCCCAGAGCAACCGTGGCCTCCATGGGGATTTTGATCCAAACCACTTCCTTGCTCTACATTTTTCCATCGTCGATAAGCTTCAGCGTGTCTACGAGAGTTGGCAACAAACTGGGCGCCCAAAAGCCCTCCAAGGCAAGACTTTCTGCCATAGTTGGCCTCTCTTGCAGCTTCATATTGGGGGGTTTAGCTTTGGTTTTTACCATTATGGTTAGGAACATTTGGGCCAGCATGTTCACTCAAGACATGGAGATAATAAATTTGACCTCATTGGTGTTACCGATCATAGGACTTTGCGAGCTCGGAAACTGTCCTCAAACAACGGGGTGCGGGGTGCTGAGAGGCACAGCAAGGCCTAAAGTTGGTGCTAACATTAACTTAGGTTGTTTCTATCTTGTAGGAATGCCTGTGGCGGTTTGGCTTGGTTTCTTTGCTGGATTTGATTTTCAAGGGTTGTGGGTTGGGTTACTTGCGGCTCAGGGGTCTTGCGCAGTGACCATGTTGGTGGTTCTGAGTCGAACCGATTGGGATGCTGAGGCTCTAAGAGCCAAGAAACTAACcagtgttgttgttgttgtcgATGATGATGATGTTGACAGCAAGGAGGTTGGTGCAGAGAAGCCACCCAAAGCTGAAATCAAGGAAGATTCTTTATCATCATTAGCTGAATCAGATGAAGATAAACAATCGTGTGTTTAA